One window of Paenibacillus sp. FSL K6-3182 genomic DNA carries:
- a CDS encoding M1 family metallopeptidase has product MTPRYFKRILLVILAVALLGISMQHDFGTAWQSQYTYAFAPAANAKQALAPAQKSVKPPAVQEPNTVITPKPQELSKRVVEYHINVHLTNDAKQLNGEQTVTWTNPGKKTVSELYFHLYPNAFQSGKTTFMKESGGKLRQDKATTNSQGYMNLLTLETLNGESLLPRLQYVQPDDGNANDFTLAKIRLPEPIAPGTSVTLRMSYEVKLPEVFARMGYSGNFVMAGQWFPKLAVYETAGMRGRTAEGWNVHQYHGNSEFYSDFGIYSVRINVPENYTVAATGFQTKPIEIKEATKIYQFYADDIHDFAWSASPDFVYEETAYSDTGIPGVRIKLYLDPAHADLKDRYMHAAKSALSSYAKWYGEYPYSTLSIVVPPKGANGAGGMEYPTLITAFAAENDNPGYDLERTVVHEIGHQYWYGMVASNEFEEAWLDEGFTSYAEDKVMETAYGLEPNLRMEASYMTNPAPLKQQSWSYASHSQYAENVYLRAKLVLIGIENQVGSRTMQKILRTYFQKYKFKHPSTADFQRVVEQVTKTKWNDYFSQYVYGNKMADFSIESIHVRPVTQDGAEMYESVVLIKKNGGSNGEIKVLMKFTDGTKITKLWDTQESHMQYKQLHSAPLEWAVVDPNNSNVLDNKLINNYMQAQLPEDKRTRWSLGVVQLIEGLLGSLSW; this is encoded by the coding sequence ATGACTCCACGCTATTTCAAACGAATTTTACTCGTAATACTCGCAGTCGCGCTGCTCGGTATATCGATGCAGCATGACTTCGGGACTGCTTGGCAATCCCAATATACTTATGCTTTCGCCCCCGCCGCTAACGCCAAGCAAGCACTAGCGCCTGCCCAAAAGTCGGTCAAGCCGCCTGCCGTGCAGGAGCCGAATACGGTCATCACACCTAAACCGCAAGAGCTGAGCAAACGTGTCGTTGAGTACCATATCAACGTGCATTTAACGAATGATGCAAAGCAGCTGAACGGTGAGCAAACCGTAACTTGGACTAACCCTGGCAAAAAAACAGTGTCCGAGCTCTATTTCCATCTGTACCCGAACGCGTTTCAATCGGGCAAAACCACGTTTATGAAAGAATCCGGCGGCAAGCTGCGCCAGGACAAAGCAACAACCAATAGCCAAGGCTATATGAACCTGCTTACGTTAGAAACGCTGAACGGTGAGAGCCTTCTGCCACGTCTTCAATATGTACAACCTGACGATGGCAATGCCAATGATTTTACTTTGGCCAAAATCCGCTTGCCGGAGCCTATCGCTCCCGGCACCTCCGTAACGCTGCGAATGAGCTACGAGGTGAAGCTCCCAGAGGTATTCGCAAGAATGGGCTATTCCGGCAACTTCGTGATGGCTGGGCAGTGGTTTCCAAAGCTCGCTGTATATGAGACAGCCGGCATGCGCGGACGTACAGCTGAGGGCTGGAATGTCCATCAGTATCATGGCAATTCTGAGTTCTACAGCGACTTCGGCATATACAGCGTTCGGATTAATGTGCCTGAGAACTACACCGTCGCTGCAACGGGCTTCCAAACAAAGCCTATCGAGATCAAGGAAGCAACAAAGATTTACCAGTTTTATGCTGATGATATTCATGATTTTGCTTGGTCGGCCTCACCAGACTTCGTTTATGAAGAGACTGCTTATTCAGATACCGGCATTCCCGGTGTGCGCATTAAGCTGTATCTTGATCCTGCGCATGCTGACCTTAAGGATCGCTACATGCATGCAGCCAAGTCCGCACTCTCAAGCTACGCCAAGTGGTATGGTGAATATCCTTACAGTACGCTGTCGATCGTCGTTCCGCCCAAAGGAGCGAACGGAGCTGGCGGCATGGAGTATCCAACACTCATAACCGCTTTCGCTGCAGAAAATGATAACCCAGGCTACGATCTTGAACGTACGGTCGTTCATGAGATTGGCCATCAATATTGGTACGGAATGGTCGCCTCTAATGAATTCGAGGAGGCATGGCTGGACGAGGGGTTTACGTCCTATGCCGAGGATAAAGTAATGGAGACGGCATACGGCTTGGAGCCGAATTTGCGCATGGAAGCGAGCTATATGACCAACCCTGCTCCGCTCAAGCAGCAATCTTGGTCATACGCCAGCCACTCGCAATATGCCGAGAATGTATATCTGAGGGCAAAGCTGGTGCTCATTGGTATCGAGAATCAGGTCGGCTCCAGAACGATGCAAAAAATATTGCGAACCTATTTCCAAAAGTATAAGTTCAAGCATCCATCGACAGCAGACTTCCAGCGTGTTGTCGAACAGGTAACAAAAACGAAATGGAATGATTATTTCAGCCAATATGTCTACGGCAACAAAATGGCCGACTTTTCGATCGAATCGATTCATGTACGCCCAGTCACCCAAGATGGTGCTGAGATGTATGAATCTGTTGTACTCATTAAGAAAAACGGCGGCAGCAATGGCGAGATAAAAGTGTTGATGAAGTTTACTGACGGCACCAAAATAACAAAGCTTTGGGATACTCAGGAATCCCATATGCAATATAAACAGCTGCATTCCGCTCCGCTTGAATGGGCAGTCGTTGACCCAAACAACAGCAATGTGCTTGATAATAAGCTCATTAACAACTACATGCAGGCTCAGCTGCCAGAGGATAAACGCACGAGATGGAGCCTCGGCGTTGTCCAACTAATTGAAGGACTGCTCGGGTCGCTGAGCTGGTAA
- a CDS encoding YwhD family protein, with amino-acid sequence MTEEQGQSAEPVKKEKKSLSLNVVSSKQHKGFGAGTIDLSAVSCVIIDDGVAYIDVGAMHAKSKVERGIKFTPNKEDTPNGRQCWIVWVAVDRNEEGSYYAGATACEMLIDSEARRGWKLLPDHVNKLDQSLKRRYNLSELGDVDKSALRKLLVEHNLEWWDRSPDELKQALNV; translated from the coding sequence ATGACGGAAGAACAAGGGCAGTCGGCTGAGCCGGTAAAGAAAGAAAAGAAATCACTGTCGCTCAACGTAGTGAGCAGCAAACAACATAAAGGTTTTGGAGCAGGAACGATCGATTTGAGCGCGGTATCCTGTGTTATTATTGATGATGGCGTTGCTTATATTGATGTTGGCGCTATGCATGCAAAGAGTAAAGTAGAGCGTGGCATTAAGTTTACGCCTAACAAAGAGGATACTCCGAACGGTCGTCAATGCTGGATCGTATGGGTAGCGGTTGACCGCAATGAAGAAGGTTCCTATTACGCGGGCGCTACGGCATGCGAGATGCTGATTGATTCCGAGGCGCGTCGCGGGTGGAAGCTTCTCCCGGATCACGTGAACAAGCTGGATCAATCACTCAAACGCCGCTATAACTTGTCCGAGCTTGGCGATGTCGATAAATCGGCGCTTCGCAAGCTGCTTGTGGAGCATAATCTTGAGTGGTGGGATCGCTCCCCAGATGAGCTTAAGCAAGCTTTGAACGTATAA
- a CDS encoding sigma-70 family RNA polymerase sigma factor, which produces MLRSPHDAEDITQEVLLQIYRSLPDCRLDGLKTWITRIAVNRAIDFKRSRARKPEELMDSEAMSEKVHEELVSAPAAETLAIEQADRQQIRERVDEMPENYREVITAYYMEDKSYEQIAAETGLERKSVESRLYRARGWMKRHFRKEDFE; this is translated from the coding sequence GTGCTTCGTTCACCGCATGATGCGGAGGATATTACACAGGAAGTGCTGCTGCAAATTTATCGCTCCCTTCCGGATTGTCGATTGGATGGGCTCAAAACATGGATTACCCGTATTGCCGTCAATCGAGCGATCGATTTCAAACGCAGCCGTGCACGAAAGCCAGAGGAGCTAATGGATAGCGAAGCGATGTCTGAAAAAGTACATGAAGAACTTGTGTCTGCTCCTGCTGCAGAAACATTAGCCATCGAACAGGCGGATAGGCAGCAGATACGAGAGCGAGTTGATGAAATGCCGGAAAACTATCGTGAAGTCATAACCGCTTATTATATGGAAGACAAGTCATATGAACAAATCGCAGCCGAAACTGGACTAGAACGCAAAAGCGTAGAGTCCAGGCTGTACCGTGCAAGAGGCTGGATGAAGCGCCATTTTCGGAAGGAGGACTTCGAATGA